In Amycolatopsis sp. EV170708-02-1, the following are encoded in one genomic region:
- a CDS encoding carboxymuconolactone decarboxylase family protein: MQRLQSLDPADAPAKSAELLGDIVQRRGSAGPMVSAMANSPALLQGYLDFSRAMKRVKLPRALSEKISLALQEWIGCALCLQAHTQAARAAGLSDNDIALARQGTSTDRREAALIAYAVRVLAEPASIGDEDVAELRRHGWSDQLIADTVGLVSLNLLTGSFNLVAGLEPAPAEQSTKEKHDHVG, translated from the coding sequence ATGCAGCGTCTTCAGTCGCTTGATCCGGCCGACGCGCCGGCGAAGTCCGCCGAGCTGCTCGGCGACATCGTCCAACGGCGCGGCTCGGCAGGCCCGATGGTCTCCGCGATGGCCAACTCCCCCGCGCTCCTTCAGGGCTACCTCGACTTCTCGCGGGCCATGAAGCGGGTCAAGCTCCCCCGGGCACTCAGCGAAAAGATCTCACTCGCCCTGCAGGAGTGGATCGGTTGCGCGCTGTGCCTGCAGGCGCACACACAGGCCGCACGGGCCGCCGGGCTCAGCGACAACGACATCGCGCTGGCCCGGCAGGGCACCTCCACCGATCGGCGCGAGGCCGCGCTGATCGCGTATGCCGTGCGGGTCCTCGCCGAACCGGCCTCGATCGGCGACGAGGACGTCGCCGAATTGCGGCGACACGGCTGGAGCGACCAGCTCATCGCCGACACGGTGGGGCTGGTGTCGCTCAACCTGCTCACCGGTTCGTTCAATCTCGTCGCAGGACTCGAACCCGCACCTGCCGAGCAGTCCACAAAGGAGAAACACGACCATGTCGGTTGA